From Candidatus Neomarinimicrobiota bacterium, a single genomic window includes:
- the pncA gene encoding bifunctional nicotinamidase/pyrazinamidase: MSTQALIIVDLQNDFCPGGSLPVPDGDSIVPILNKLIETFSQAQRPIYATRDWHPEGHCSFKAQGGIWPTHCVQHTHGAQFHPDLQLPESATIISKADTQDRDAYSGFDGTPLEALLKEAGVDQIVVCGLATDYCVKATVLDGLKAGLGVIVVEDAIRGVDVQPGDSQKALAEMGQAGATIALHNAISP, from the coding sequence ATGAGCACACAGGCTCTGATCATCGTTGACCTGCAAAATGACTTCTGCCCCGGAGGGTCACTGCCAGTACCCGACGGGGACAGCATCGTTCCGATCCTCAATAAATTGATTGAGACCTTCTCTCAGGCACAACGCCCTATCTATGCCACCCGGGACTGGCATCCTGAGGGGCACTGCAGCTTCAAAGCCCAGGGAGGCATCTGGCCGACCCACTGCGTGCAGCATACTCACGGCGCCCAGTTCCATCCGGACCTGCAGCTGCCTGAAAGCGCCACAATCATCAGTAAGGCCGATACTCAAGACCGGGATGCCTACTCCGGCTTTGATGGCACCCCTTTGGAAGCCCTGCTGAAGGAGGCCGGTGTGGATCAAATCGTCGTGTGTGGCCTGGCTACCGATTACTGCGTCAAGGCCACAGTACTGGACGGCCTTAAGGCTGGTCTAGGGGTTATTGTAGTAGAGGATGCCATTAGGGGTGTCGATGTCCAGCCTGGCGACTCACAGAAGGCCCTCGCTGAAATGGGACAGGCCGGAGCCACCATCGCACTCCACAACGCCATCAGTCCCTGA